The Nomia melanderi isolate GNS246 chromosome 13, iyNomMela1, whole genome shotgun sequence sequence ACCAGGAGGAATGTTTATGGGGGACCAATGGCGATGTAGACAGACGCATGGTATCTGTTCTACGCTTGGTTCAGGTGTTTGAATAGGAGTGGCCATATGTACACCACCCACTATCGGTTTAGGCGGTTCTTCTGTGTAATTTTCAACAACACCAGTTATACAGTATTTAACATCATCTATATATTCATCTTCCTTTGGAATTCTCTTTACTCCAGATATCATCAATTTCGTGTCAGCAATCACTGGCTTTGAGGTATCCACAACATTTACAAACGGCTGCTTTTTTAAGGATTTTAATCTCTCCCGGCGTTCCTTCCACTTCATTTTTTCTTCcttattttcaagtattttccTTTCATATTTACACTCACAAACTGGTCTTTTTACTTTGAGCTTTCTGGAAGGTGGTCTACAGCCCACTTTATTAAACTTACCACACTTCAGCCAACAAGGCATTGAATCTCTACACCGAGTATAATAGTCCAGCAATCCTCTATCTTTCAGTGCCAATTGCCATCGTTCTGTCGGCGGTAACGCTTCTATTAATGCTTCCCTCTTCTTATCATcctctttcattcttttctccTCTTCAGTATCTTTCGTACCATGTGTATCCACAGATTCATTACATTCGCAAGGCTCATTTcgctttaatatttttgttgtggATCTACTAGGTACACTGAACTGGGCAAAGTATTTCAGATTTTCATCTGTGCGTTTGGAGAGACACATGTCATATGGAGAATCGTAAAGGTCGTATTCAGGTACATATTCATCGCTCCTACGTGGACTTGGTGGTGGAGTGTGATAAATAATGCCATCTATTACTTGTAATTTTTTCTCATCttcatctttctttttcttaagtaatttattattgatattgtcTGTGTCGTCTTTTTTTCCACCTAACAAACCTCCAATGTTGTACATCAGTATCTTCTTCTTTGCTTTATTTTCACGACAAACGCATGGTTTACCTCCTGGTCGTACTTTTATTGTTTCTGGAGGGTAATCTGGTTCAGCGAGGTAAACCAACGTCTTCTTCGTTGGTAACTGTTGCTCTGATTTTGTTTTCCAACCGCAAGGTCCCTTACTCGGTAATTGTACACttgtttcttcttcattttttacaGGAACGTCTTCGATACTTGTATCCTCATACTCGTGTGCACACTTTGTGGGAGGATCTTTTGGAAGATCCACCGGCTGAACATTGTAAGGATAATTCTCAGGAGACATCAGCGCATTTTTCCAATTCAGTATTTGCTTCTTCAGGTCGATGCCTGCATCTTCAACATTTTGTGTATCTTTCTTTTTATGCTTCTTTTTGTCCAAGTGAGACActttagtttccttcttttttccatGTTCTATAGATGAACTTTTTCTtggatttctaatttttttactaGTCTCAATTCTCGCTACATCCTCGATTTTTGATTTCCTGTTCCTTTTACTAGTTTTATCTTCACTATTTCTTGCTCTTTTAGACGTTGACTCCTTAACTGGTTTTGTTTTTGTGTCAGTGTTTTTACTTGGCTTGTTATGTAATGAATTCTTATCacttttaacatttaaatttgaacGATTAGAAGTTGTAGGTCTTTTAGTTTCTCTTGTTTGAGGATTACTAGGTTCTTGAGGTTTTAACGCTTTATAATCCTTTGTTTCACGACTATTTATGGTTTTTTCCACAGGAGAGGTTGGAGAGGTTCCTTGAGTACCCTTTACAGCAATTGATTTTGTCTcttgtttgtttaattttccattaattttaacTTTTGAAGGaggatttttcttttgtttatccTGTTTCGTTTCCAAATCATTTTTGTGCAATGAAGACTGACTCTTTTGATGATAATCTGTTGCTAATTTGGATTCTACAGGTGTGGCAGGTGGTTTTGGAGAACTGAGTTTCAATAAGGCTTTAAAGTCTGTTTCGGACTCTTTTTCTGTTGGTGCTGTACGATGAATATTCCACGCATCGTCGTAGCCAGGATAAAGGGGATCCGGGACAAACTTTGTCACCTCCTTTTCCATTGTTCTTTGCCTAACAGCCAAACTATCTGGACTCATTAAACATTTCTgatctcttcttttctctttctctttcactgcTTCTCCAGGTTTTGCATcctctttcctttcttcttcctcttcttcttcaagATCTTCTTCATCAAATTCTCCAGATATTTCCTTTAATTCTACTGTTGGTTTTTTAAATGGTACTCGTTCACCAAAAGGACCTTTGCAGACTGCGCTACCAGGTTTTGTACCGCATGGTGGACCCTACGTAAATCAATGATgtaaactaaaaatattcattaaatttaaattttacaaaatatgtatgtgtataccCTCAGTATTtgtttcctcaatttttctGCTTCTTCCAACTCCTGCGGAGTTAAAGTATGCAAAGTACCCCAAGGTGCTCCACAAATACTCATACCATGTTCATCCCCGCACGGCTGAAAATCCGCAATACTATACATCCTCTTCTTTCCTGAAGGGTCTGCAGCTTCCTTCTTCGCTCTTTCTGCTcttctctttattttcattatttcttgaaAGAATGGATTCCTCCTGCACGATTTGTCGCCAGGATACATTTTGCAGGAAAGTGCAGGAGCTTCGTGAGGTCTAAATTTGTTTCCAAAACATAAGCCCTCTTCTTTTGTCCATGGTATATGATCGTGGCTCAATTCCGAAGTGTAACCTTTAGATGATACTTGTTGGATAGCACACTCGCATGGTGGGACATTCCTTGGTGGTCTAGGAGGTGGACGTTCAATAATTCTGGCAGGTCGACGTACAATCTCGTCCTTAATTccagaaatgaaatattgcgTTTCACCTTTCGGATTTGTAATACCGTTTATCATCAGCTTGGAAGTGAGAACATCTTCAGAAGCTATGACTTCTAATAAATTAATCGTTGATTCTGGAGGCGTCGGTGCAGGTGAATGCATCGCCATTGATCCTATAATACATCTATCATAAAAAAAGAGTAAGAAGTATGTATTTGAAACAGAAGTACgtactattttatttgattactcTTATTACTTGTTCTTTTTGCTATCTTCAGCTATCGTGTCTATCACAAAGTAGGGTGTTCTTGTTCCCTTCGCCCTTAAATATGACTTTCTACTTTGCCTGCAGGAGCAACAGTTGTCGCACTTGGGTCCTGGGAACACTACTTTCGTTATAGCTTCTATGCTTTTTATCAATTTGTTCGCTTCTCTTtccacttttcgaaattcttcatCCGTATTTTGTAACCACTCCTGCCACTTGGGAGACAGATTCTTTCTACCGCTTGGATAAATCTTGTTTGGCCCATCTCCAAGTTTAAGTATGGCAAAGAATTTCTCGTTACTGTTAGTCGGTGTTACATTTGCAACGCCAGTCATTTCGTATGTTATGGGGCACGATGGTGGATTGTCAGCAGCtccagaaataatataatgagCGTGTTTTTCGTCAAGCCAGGATTTTGTATGCGGTTTAGGGGGTTGTAAAACTCCTGCAATACACATGTACATTCAGACGAATATTGAtaacaattgtattaaaataattaccacATATTTTATACTCCACTGGTCCTCGTTTTTCACTAACTCCATTGATCGTGAAATCAAACACTTTGCTTCCATTAGGTAACTGTGGAACATCAAAAGAAAGCTTTTCTTTGTTCGTTACATTAAGTGTATTTATCTCCTGTTCTGCATTTTCATTTCTCTCATCTAATGTATaggcaaatatttaatatcatattaaaaGTTGAATAGAATTTTTGAGTAACAGTATTGTACAATGCAATACTGTCACTTTAAAGTACCTATGCTGTGTTTCCtaatgatattttctttttgttgttttttgaCAGTATTTTCTAGATTGACTGAAGCAGAACTTTTTCTTCTTGTATTAGAAAGtatcttcctttttccttcttcttttgtAGAAATATACTGATTATGTTTCTCTGGAGTACTCAAACGTTTTTTAGTATGATATGGCTTACtatcaatgaaattttcttggCTTACTCTTTTTCTATGATCACTACTTTTTTCATCCACGCggttcatttttatatttccggTTGTAATTAAAACGCATTCCTTAGGTGGTAATATCACTTTTGGTATTGGCAATACTTGATTGTGTGCTCTCCAACTTTGAAGAAGATTGTAATAAGAAGCCCAATCTGGGCGTACAAAGAGTTCTTCTTTATAAGGTGATGCTTTCTTTTGTCTTATTGGCAGAGTGGGTGGCAAAGCtgtatgataaataattaattccgcTCAGTCATTTATCAATGCATTAAATGCTAAAGATCTTACGTTTATGAGGAATCTCTGGCATTGTTACAGAAGGTAATCTTTCATGTAATTCCAGTATAGCTTCTGGTAAAGTTAAAAATGCAATAGCTGATAAGATGATCCTTTCGTTGCAGTCGTAAAATTGTTCTGAAATTGTGAAAATactgtagaaaataatttttaataaataatcaaatgtgAAACAATAAAGTAACAAACTGTGTCCTTCTTCTTCGAAATAATTTCCTGTTAATACCTTATAGGTTTCCCTTAAAAACTCAATAGCATTACACTTAGAAATCTCCTGTAACTTCTTAATAACATTTGGTGTGAGTATAAAAAATGTAGATATCACACCAATTCCTGTAAGTGTCCTTTCTGTACGTCCTGACACCCTTTCTTCACAATCCCTTTGTATTACACACTGCAACATCATTAAGTTCTTCATCTAGCAAATTCAAATAATCTtttagtttattaataattcaagctTTAGTAGTTACTAAACAAAGTAAGCTATACCTGATCAATAGAAAAATCTTGGTACCATCGAGGATGCCTACTCATTTCCATCTTCATGAAAAGATTAACTAAAAGAAGGAAATAACAGATATGTTGAActattttattagtaaaattaaaatgattattagtCGAATATGTATGCTCACCTCTTTTTTttccaatttgaatatttttattcatttcttcattGTGAATTTTTTGCTTCTGTTTCCG is a genomic window containing:
- the LOC116431397 gene encoding uncharacterized protein LOC116431397 isoform X2, with the translated sequence MDKYGTESNTSFYVIRLINSANYFNIVSCIDSRQAKQSTKNKLVDVTDYKRKLYGKQSVNKLPALNNSRNSQLRIRAGSSYIDLRDKRNNRVKRGPMYWYLEDEIAMAKDALRKQKQKIHNEEMNKNIQIGKKRVNLFMKMEMSRHPRWYQDFSIDQCVIQRDCEERVSGRTERTLTGIGVISTFFILTPNVIKKLQEISKCNAIEFLRETYKVLTGNYFEEEGHKQFYDCNERIILSAIAFLTLPEAILELHERLPSVTMPEIPHKPLPPTLPIRQKKASPYKEELFVRPDWASYYNLLQSWRAHNQVLPIPKVILPPKECVLITTGNIKMNRVDEKSSDHRKRVSQENFIDSKPYHTKKRLSTPEKHNQYISTKEEGKRKILSNTRRKSSASVNLENTVKKQQKENIIRKHSIDERNENAEQEINTLNVTNKEKLSFDVPQLPNGSKVFDFTINGVSEKRGPVEYKICGVLQPPKPHTKSWLDEKHAHYIISGAADNPPSCPITYEMTGVANVTPTNSNEKFFAILKLGDGPNKIYPSGRKNLSPKWQEWLQNTDEEFRKVEREANKLIKSIEAITKVVFPGPKCDNCCSCRQSRKSYLRAKGTRTPYFVIDTIAEDSKKNKCIIGSMAMHSPAPTPPESTINLLEVIASEDVLTSKLMINGITNPKGETQYFISGIKDEIVRRPARIIERPPPRPPRNVPPCECAIQQVSSKGYTSELSHDHIPWTKEEGLCFGNKFRPHEAPALSCKMYPGDKSCRRNPFFQEIMKIKRRAERAKKEAADPSGKKRMYSIADFQPCGDEHGMSICGAPWGTLHTLTPQELEEAEKLRKQILRGPPCGTKPGSAVCKGPFGERVPFKKPTVELKEISGEFDEEDLEEEEEEERKEDAKPGEAVKEKEKRRDQKCLMSPDSLAVRQRTMEKEVTKFVPDPLYPGYDDAWNIHRTAPTEKESETDFKALLKLSSPKPPATPVESKLATDYHQKSQSSLHKNDLETKQDKQKKNPPSKVKINGKLNKQETKSIAVKGTQGTSPTSPVEKTINSRETKDYKALKPQEPSNPQTRETKRPTTSNRSNLNVKSDKNSLHNKPSKNTDTKTKPVKESTSKRARNSEDKTSKRNRKSKIEDVARIETSKKIRNPRKSSSIEHGKKKETKVSHLDKKKHKKKDTQNVEDAGIDLKKQILNWKNALMSPENYPYNVQPVDLPKDPPTKCAHEYEDTSIEDVPVKNEEETSVQLPSKGPCGWKTKSEQQLPTKKTLVYLAEPDYPPETIKVRPGGKPCVCRENKAKKKILMYNIGGLLGGKKDDTDNINNKLLKKKKDEDEKKLQVIDGIIYHTPPPSPRRSDEYVPEYDLYDSPYDMCLSKRTDENLKYFAQFSVPSRSTTKILKRNEPCECNESVDTHGTKDTEEEKRMKEDDKKREALIEALPPTERWQLALKDRGLLDYYTRCRDSMPCWLKCGKFNKVGCRPPSRKLKVKRPVCECKYERKILENKEEKMKWKERRERLKSLKKQPFVNVVDTSKPVIADTKLMISGVKRIPKEDEYIDDVKYCITGVVENYTEEPPKPIVGGVHMATPIQTPEPSVEQIPCVCLHRHWSPINIPPGPLPKPEEIKLAEEKRRKEAVEEAYRQIHVPDSVYDTHGTHGCSKPCHSNTVSEDEDIEESDDTTLFPKQIKQRRKSSNISKSNKDIRRSKLQSISKIRTSPQRKMENYKNKEKVKNISPAYKTSEERYIQRSRSQEVANLEKTDPQKIMKANVLTKSRSSQGIRSKGTKSDSHLQSELVKSNKEFEENTDKEEEKTSDESYLMSLVKGELRKMATEGFLFAKLPACFQMPQVKYWVMYMEGIALTDTDRSDSVRKSIMMWNQVDAKKSAKSEPPLLDMTKVQLGKLTFNDAERMKEQVCSYPRQIMFLLYRSFYSFTDWKEKSDIPQPSSQKSCSICTINVEHNGLWKISRFII
- the LOC116431397 gene encoding uncharacterized protein LOC116431397 isoform X1, yielding MDKYGTESNTSFYVIRLINSANYFNIVSCIDSRQAKQSTKNKLVDVTDYKRKLYGKQSVNKLPALNNSRNSQLRIRAGSSYIDLRDKRNNRVKRGPMYWYLEDEIAMAKDALRKQKQKIHNEEMNKNIQIGKKRVNLFMKMEMSRHPRWYQDFSIDQMKNLMMLQCVIQRDCEERVSGRTERTLTGIGVISTFFILTPNVIKKLQEISKCNAIEFLRETYKVLTGNYFEEEGHKQFYDCNERIILSAIAFLTLPEAILELHERLPSVTMPEIPHKPLPPTLPIRQKKASPYKEELFVRPDWASYYNLLQSWRAHNQVLPIPKVILPPKECVLITTGNIKMNRVDEKSSDHRKRVSQENFIDSKPYHTKKRLSTPEKHNQYISTKEEGKRKILSNTRRKSSASVNLENTVKKQQKENIIRKHSIDERNENAEQEINTLNVTNKEKLSFDVPQLPNGSKVFDFTINGVSEKRGPVEYKICGVLQPPKPHTKSWLDEKHAHYIISGAADNPPSCPITYEMTGVANVTPTNSNEKFFAILKLGDGPNKIYPSGRKNLSPKWQEWLQNTDEEFRKVEREANKLIKSIEAITKVVFPGPKCDNCCSCRQSRKSYLRAKGTRTPYFVIDTIAEDSKKNKCIIGSMAMHSPAPTPPESTINLLEVIASEDVLTSKLMINGITNPKGETQYFISGIKDEIVRRPARIIERPPPRPPRNVPPCECAIQQVSSKGYTSELSHDHIPWTKEEGLCFGNKFRPHEAPALSCKMYPGDKSCRRNPFFQEIMKIKRRAERAKKEAADPSGKKRMYSIADFQPCGDEHGMSICGAPWGTLHTLTPQELEEAEKLRKQILRGPPCGTKPGSAVCKGPFGERVPFKKPTVELKEISGEFDEEDLEEEEEEERKEDAKPGEAVKEKEKRRDQKCLMSPDSLAVRQRTMEKEVTKFVPDPLYPGYDDAWNIHRTAPTEKESETDFKALLKLSSPKPPATPVESKLATDYHQKSQSSLHKNDLETKQDKQKKNPPSKVKINGKLNKQETKSIAVKGTQGTSPTSPVEKTINSRETKDYKALKPQEPSNPQTRETKRPTTSNRSNLNVKSDKNSLHNKPSKNTDTKTKPVKESTSKRARNSEDKTSKRNRKSKIEDVARIETSKKIRNPRKSSSIEHGKKKETKVSHLDKKKHKKKDTQNVEDAGIDLKKQILNWKNALMSPENYPYNVQPVDLPKDPPTKCAHEYEDTSIEDVPVKNEEETSVQLPSKGPCGWKTKSEQQLPTKKTLVYLAEPDYPPETIKVRPGGKPCVCRENKAKKKILMYNIGGLLGGKKDDTDNINNKLLKKKKDEDEKKLQVIDGIIYHTPPPSPRRSDEYVPEYDLYDSPYDMCLSKRTDENLKYFAQFSVPSRSTTKILKRNEPCECNESVDTHGTKDTEEEKRMKEDDKKREALIEALPPTERWQLALKDRGLLDYYTRCRDSMPCWLKCGKFNKVGCRPPSRKLKVKRPVCECKYERKILENKEEKMKWKERRERLKSLKKQPFVNVVDTSKPVIADTKLMISGVKRIPKEDEYIDDVKYCITGVVENYTEEPPKPIVGGVHMATPIQTPEPSVEQIPCVCLHRHWSPINIPPGPLPKPEEIKLAEEKRRKEAVEEAYRQIHVPDSVYDTHGTHGCSKPCHSNTVSEDEDIEESDDTTLFPKQIKQRRKSSNISKSNKDIRRSKLQSISKIRTSPQRKMENYKNKEKVKNISPAYKTSEERYIQRSRSQEVANLEKTDPQKIMKANVLTKSRSSQGIRSKGTKSDSHLQSELVKSNKEFEENTDKEEEKTSDESYLMSLVKGELRKMATEGFLFAKLPACFQMPQVKYWVMYMEGIALTDTDRSDSVRKSIMMWNQVDAKKSAKSEPPLLDMTKVQLGKLTFNDAERMKEQVCSYPRQIMFLLYRSFYSFTDWKEKSDIPQPSSQKSCSICTINVEHNGLWKISRFII
- the LOC116431397 gene encoding uncharacterized protein LOC116431397 isoform X3 translates to MYWYLEDEIAMAKDALRKQKQKIHNEEMNKNIQIGKKRVNLFMKMEMSRHPRWYQDFSIDQMKNLMMLQCVIQRDCEERVSGRTERTLTGIGVISTFFILTPNVIKKLQEISKCNAIEFLRETYKVLTGNYFEEEGHKQFYDCNERIILSAIAFLTLPEAILELHERLPSVTMPEIPHKPLPPTLPIRQKKASPYKEELFVRPDWASYYNLLQSWRAHNQVLPIPKVILPPKECVLITTGNIKMNRVDEKSSDHRKRVSQENFIDSKPYHTKKRLSTPEKHNQYISTKEEGKRKILSNTRRKSSASVNLENTVKKQQKENIIRKHSIDERNENAEQEINTLNVTNKEKLSFDVPQLPNGSKVFDFTINGVSEKRGPVEYKICGVLQPPKPHTKSWLDEKHAHYIISGAADNPPSCPITYEMTGVANVTPTNSNEKFFAILKLGDGPNKIYPSGRKNLSPKWQEWLQNTDEEFRKVEREANKLIKSIEAITKVVFPGPKCDNCCSCRQSRKSYLRAKGTRTPYFVIDTIAEDSKKNKCIIGSMAMHSPAPTPPESTINLLEVIASEDVLTSKLMINGITNPKGETQYFISGIKDEIVRRPARIIERPPPRPPRNVPPCECAIQQVSSKGYTSELSHDHIPWTKEEGLCFGNKFRPHEAPALSCKMYPGDKSCRRNPFFQEIMKIKRRAERAKKEAADPSGKKRMYSIADFQPCGDEHGMSICGAPWGTLHTLTPQELEEAEKLRKQILRGPPCGTKPGSAVCKGPFGERVPFKKPTVELKEISGEFDEEDLEEEEEEERKEDAKPGEAVKEKEKRRDQKCLMSPDSLAVRQRTMEKEVTKFVPDPLYPGYDDAWNIHRTAPTEKESETDFKALLKLSSPKPPATPVESKLATDYHQKSQSSLHKNDLETKQDKQKKNPPSKVKINGKLNKQETKSIAVKGTQGTSPTSPVEKTINSRETKDYKALKPQEPSNPQTRETKRPTTSNRSNLNVKSDKNSLHNKPSKNTDTKTKPVKESTSKRARNSEDKTSKRNRKSKIEDVARIETSKKIRNPRKSSSIEHGKKKETKVSHLDKKKHKKKDTQNVEDAGIDLKKQILNWKNALMSPENYPYNVQPVDLPKDPPTKCAHEYEDTSIEDVPVKNEEETSVQLPSKGPCGWKTKSEQQLPTKKTLVYLAEPDYPPETIKVRPGGKPCVCRENKAKKKILMYNIGGLLGGKKDDTDNINNKLLKKKKDEDEKKLQVIDGIIYHTPPPSPRRSDEYVPEYDLYDSPYDMCLSKRTDENLKYFAQFSVPSRSTTKILKRNEPCECNESVDTHGTKDTEEEKRMKEDDKKREALIEALPPTERWQLALKDRGLLDYYTRCRDSMPCWLKCGKFNKVGCRPPSRKLKVKRPVCECKYERKILENKEEKMKWKERRERLKSLKKQPFVNVVDTSKPVIADTKLMISGVKRIPKEDEYIDDVKYCITGVVENYTEEPPKPIVGGVHMATPIQTPEPSVEQIPCVCLHRHWSPINIPPGPLPKPEEIKLAEEKRRKEAVEEAYRQIHVPDSVYDTHGTHGCSKPCHSNTVSEDEDIEESDDTTLFPKQIKQRRKSSNISKSNKDIRRSKLQSISKIRTSPQRKMENYKNKEKVKNISPAYKTSEERYIQRSRSQEVANLEKTDPQKIMKANVLTKSRSSQGIRSKGTKSDSHLQSELVKSNKEFEENTDKEEEKTSDESYLMSLVKGELRKMATEGFLFAKLPACFQMPQVKYWVMYMEGIALTDTDRSDSVRKSIMMWNQVDAKKSAKSEPPLLDMTKVQLGKLTFNDAERMKEQVCSYPRQIMFLLYRSFYSFTDWKEKSDIPQPSSQKSCSICTINVEHNGLWKISRFII
- the LOC116431397 gene encoding uncharacterized protein LOC116431397 isoform X4, with the translated sequence MPEIPHKPLPPTLPIRQKKASPYKEELFVRPDWASYYNLLQSWRAHNQVLPIPKVILPPKECVLITTGNIKMNRVDEKSSDHRKRVSQENFIDSKPYHTKKRLSTPEKHNQYISTKEEGKRKILSNTRRKSSASVNLENTVKKQQKENIIRKHSIDERNENAEQEINTLNVTNKEKLSFDVPQLPNGSKVFDFTINGVSEKRGPVEYKICGVLQPPKPHTKSWLDEKHAHYIISGAADNPPSCPITYEMTGVANVTPTNSNEKFFAILKLGDGPNKIYPSGRKNLSPKWQEWLQNTDEEFRKVEREANKLIKSIEAITKVVFPGPKCDNCCSCRQSRKSYLRAKGTRTPYFVIDTIAEDSKKNKCIIGSMAMHSPAPTPPESTINLLEVIASEDVLTSKLMINGITNPKGETQYFISGIKDEIVRRPARIIERPPPRPPRNVPPCECAIQQVSSKGYTSELSHDHIPWTKEEGLCFGNKFRPHEAPALSCKMYPGDKSCRRNPFFQEIMKIKRRAERAKKEAADPSGKKRMYSIADFQPCGDEHGMSICGAPWGTLHTLTPQELEEAEKLRKQILRGPPCGTKPGSAVCKGPFGERVPFKKPTVELKEISGEFDEEDLEEEEEEERKEDAKPGEAVKEKEKRRDQKCLMSPDSLAVRQRTMEKEVTKFVPDPLYPGYDDAWNIHRTAPTEKESETDFKALLKLSSPKPPATPVESKLATDYHQKSQSSLHKNDLETKQDKQKKNPPSKVKINGKLNKQETKSIAVKGTQGTSPTSPVEKTINSRETKDYKALKPQEPSNPQTRETKRPTTSNRSNLNVKSDKNSLHNKPSKNTDTKTKPVKESTSKRARNSEDKTSKRNRKSKIEDVARIETSKKIRNPRKSSSIEHGKKKETKVSHLDKKKHKKKDTQNVEDAGIDLKKQILNWKNALMSPENYPYNVQPVDLPKDPPTKCAHEYEDTSIEDVPVKNEEETSVQLPSKGPCGWKTKSEQQLPTKKTLVYLAEPDYPPETIKVRPGGKPCVCRENKAKKKILMYNIGGLLGGKKDDTDNINNKLLKKKKDEDEKKLQVIDGIIYHTPPPSPRRSDEYVPEYDLYDSPYDMCLSKRTDENLKYFAQFSVPSRSTTKILKRNEPCECNESVDTHGTKDTEEEKRMKEDDKKREALIEALPPTERWQLALKDRGLLDYYTRCRDSMPCWLKCGKFNKVGCRPPSRKLKVKRPVCECKYERKILENKEEKMKWKERRERLKSLKKQPFVNVVDTSKPVIADTKLMISGVKRIPKEDEYIDDVKYCITGVVENYTEEPPKPIVGGVHMATPIQTPEPSVEQIPCVCLHRHWSPINIPPGPLPKPEEIKLAEEKRRKEAVEEAYRQIHVPDSVYDTHGTHGCSKPCHSNTVSEDEDIEESDDTTLFPKQIKQRRKSSNISKSNKDIRRSKLQSISKIRTSPQRKMENYKNKEKVKNISPAYKTSEERYIQRSRSQEVANLEKTDPQKIMKANVLTKSRSSQGIRSKGTKSDSHLQSELVKSNKEFEENTDKEEEKTSDESYLMSLVKGELRKMATEGFLFAKLPACFQMPQVKYWVMYMEGIALTDTDRSDSVRKSIMMWNQVDAKKSAKSEPPLLDMTKVQLGKLTFNDAERMKEQVCSYPRQIMFLLYRSFYSFTDWKEKSDIPQPSSQKSCSICTINVEHNGLWKISRFII